The genomic interval gcagtgctgttgttggatagtgcagattaaggggtggtattattataatcataaggagagccaaattacaaagacgacctattttttcatgtccttgtagagaatggtttaccaaaactaagttactggggttgatctttttcactgTTATTCACTGTTTTTAATTATGAACTATATTGAAATGagatatgaatttctttgatgGCAGCtacattcacattttctaggttgatagaagcactggggacccaatcatagcacttaaaaatggaaaaacttagattttcatgccatggaccctttaaattaagatgctttttcttgacgagcgaaaatattttttagaccaaaatagtttttagaccaaaaatattaaatgtaagtgattctgtgcataaaacaagcaaatctgacaatggtgtaagcaaaaaatcttgaacatttttattaaacactaaatccaagaaaaattcaagaaaaatttccttaccccattggcagattttttttgctttgttttatgtGCAACAtcactttaattttatattttcttattaTATAGACTTataaaaagcatcttaaattaagacattttatatattttgctgaaaacaagacaaaaatactaagatttttttttcttgaaaatcatttttttgcaagtgtaggttgaattgacttgcaaaaccaagttgttttgcACAAACATGAATCTTTCTGTTTTTTATTGGTGAGGATCTGTTTCTGTGCCTAAAAGTTATTCTTTTAGTAATGCCTAAAGTCAGCATTTGCAAGCCCTTGTACTTCTGTAATGTGATGTTAAACATCTCCGCTCTGGTTTGCTTCAAACAGAAACAATGAAGCAGACATGGCAGCGATTTATTATGAGAAGATCGATGTTGAAGGACATCACTACGGTCCTCATTCTCCACAAATCCAGAGCGCCGTACGTTCACTGGACCAGGCCTTCCAAACACTCAACCAAAAAATCAAGGTCTGTTTCTTCTCAAGGGGAGGAAAGGAAATATTACTGATTGCTTGCTGTGTCACAGTTTCAGATTCAGATATTGAGCTGTGCTTCTGAAACACATTTGTACTTTTTCAGGAAAAGAATATGAGAAATGATGTAAACGTGGTTATGTTTTCTGACCACGGTATGACCCAGCTGAAGTGGATGGAGAAAGTTATCGAGCTGGACAAGTACATTGACATGTCAAACATCATTAAAATGTTGGACAGAGGACCGGTGGTTAGCCTGTGGCCCAAACAAGACAAGTTTGAGGAGGTGAGTTAAAATCCTGTCGCTGTCCTTCTTTCATTTCTACAGAGTGATGTTTCAAACCTACTGGAGCTGTCACTGCACTgtcaaaaaattactttcttatataatatttttatcttgtttttcgtaaaaatattgaaaacttcttaaatcaagaggaattttcttaatgagcaaaatgacctaaaataagtttagtttttaaacaaaaaatatacatttcaagtaaatttgtgcttaaaaaaatctgacaatggggtaagaaaagttttcttgaattaagtgttaaaaaagtaaaattatttgaagattttttttcttaccccattggcagaattatttagcttattttaagcccaaattcacttaaatttgatatttttttgtctaaaaagacttatttttaggtcattttgttcatcaagaaaaactgcatcttgatttaagagttttaagatatttgtactgaaaacaagacaaaaatacgaaagtcattttaaactgcaaaaaaaatttattttcaagaaaacaattctaagtatttttgtcttgttttcagtaaaaaaatatctaaaatttcttacatttagatgctttttcttgatgagcaaaacaacccaagaaaacaagtctagtttttacaccaaaaatatcaaatttaagtgattttgtgcattaacaaacaaaacaatctgccaatagggtaagcaaatttttcttgaatttttcttgaatttagtgtttaagaaaaattttcaagattttttgtttacctcattggcagatttttttgcttgttttatacacaaaatcacttacatttgatatttttgtactaaaaactagacttattttcttgggtcgttttgctcatcaagaaaaagcatcttaatttaagaatttgtagatatttttactgaaaacaagacaaaaatatgttttcttgaaactcattttttttgcagtgctgaGGATGATTAAACAATTTATTGCATTCTTTTGGTTTTAGTAACCATTAAAAACAAGTCCcacagacccgaacaccacacaagggttaaaaaGGTCCTAACATGTATATTCTTGGTACCGATATGAATAATGTGCTAATATGTACGCTTTAGGAATAAAGCAGGTCACATCTGCTGTTTGTTTCAGTAATAGCAGGGATGTATACTGTCACATATAAGGTAcagaagctgtcactgggatggtaccctttaaaataGTAATAATGCCATgtgcctttgaggtactaatatgcacactTTAAGTGTGTACTTTATGAAAGAGTACCACACCACCTCTTATTCTCTAGTGTATACTGTATTGTGTATACATTATGTGTATATTATTCCACTTCAGATATATCGAAACCTGAACACAGTGGACAACATGAAGGTTTATAAGAAGCAAGAGATTCCAGACAGATATCACTATAAAAACGGGAGATTTGTCTCTACGCTTACGCTTGTGGCAGAGCCCGGATGGTTTATCACAGAGGTTTGTCTTTAAGATGATCTATTTGGCGTTTGTAGTTGTTTTGGGATTATAACATCATAACAGTCATGCTTATCTATGTCATGGTTAGGGTTAAGCACACATCGTAAAGTCATAATAACCAGTGGGACACAGGATATACCATCTGTGCAATATtctattgaccaatcagcatTCGGGACCAGATGTGTTTTGTAATTATTCTTATCTGTGTGGTTATCATAGATCAACATTTACCAGCATTCGCACCTGCGCTTGATTCCAAATGTGCACTGTGGAATTTTCCACTAAACTTTCACACATATCCTTTTGGACCTGTTTATTGGGCTGCTTTGTAAATTTCCAATAAAACCACTGATTAGGGAATTCACTGGAGTCATGATTCAGTCTTGCACATAATAGACCAAAAACAACAGACTTGCTGATGTGTGCTGGCCAAAAACAGAATATCTCAGTGATGTGTCATAGGTTTGACTACAAAAACAAATCAAGATAATGGACCAAGACATCAGCGTAATTCCAACGCAACAAAAACTTTTCTGCATTTCTGCTTTTGTTTCAGAATAAAGACAAACTACCCTTCTGGAAAAATGGCACGGAAGGTTGGCAACACGGCTGGCACGGTTACGATAATGAGTTCATAGACATGAGGGGATTTTTTCTGGCACAGGGACCAGGTAAAGCACAAATATTGTATGATTATAAATGCACTTTATTACACtattctgccctacaaagcgaaagcgcagtaactacgcatttggtcaaaattgagttaagggttaaaatgggctttttgagatctgttgtgtcttgtgacaaagtctcctggttcaattttgtcccatttcagagaaacgtgtGTTCCAAAGTTGCAGttacatgtttgactggctggtgtaaaaaactttaaagacatttttctcagtttcagtgtttgcgtagatactgcacttagcctttggagggcagtattGTTCACTATAGAAAGCAACTTTGAATAATGGcataaatgattttaaaaatagcAATCAATTTAATCgtgtaatgaaaatgtttttttctttccagACTTCAAGACGAATTTCCGTGCTGGGCCCATTCGAGCAGTAGATGTGTATAATATTTTATGTAGGACACTGGGCATCGACCCTCTGCCCAACAACGGCTCCTGGCCCAGAGTGGAGTTTATGTTAAAAAGCTCAACAGGTGTCAAATCATTGTCTCTGATGTACAGCTGGCTTCTGCCATTACTGCTGTTTACACAGTCTTATATGCTGTAGGATATTCACAGGTGCTTCTGGAGAACTCACATTCTCATAGAAATGAGAAGAATATCTCAAccatattatatttttttggc from Misgurnus anguillicaudatus chromosome 16, ASM2758022v2, whole genome shotgun sequence carries:
- the enpp6 gene encoding glycerophosphocholine cholinephosphodiesterase ENPP6 is translated as MTRAALNIIILSLLIFCRSCQCRKLLLFLIDGFRYDYIDDLQNLAGFREIVENGVKVDYMTPDFPSLSYPNYYSLMTGRFCEVHQMIGNYMWDEESNKEFLIGTNPDSRLPLWWNNSEPLWVTMQKLGKRVYMYFWPGCEVSIHNVRPTFCEEYVYNPSEKNLTDSMENALNMLKNNEADMAAIYYEKIDVEGHHYGPHSPQIQSAVRSLDQAFQTLNQKIKEKNMRNDVNVVMFSDHGMTQLKWMEKVIELDKYIDMSNIIKMLDRGPVVSLWPKQDKFEEIYRNLNTVDNMKVYKKQEIPDRYHYKNGRFVSTLTLVAEPGWFITENKDKLPFWKNGTEGWQHGWHGYDNEFIDMRGFFLAQGPDFKTNFRAGPIRAVDVYNILCRTLGIDPLPNNGSWPRVEFMLKSSTGVKSLSLMYSWLLPLLLFTQSYML